One Siniperca chuatsi isolate FFG_IHB_CAS linkage group LG8, ASM2008510v1, whole genome shotgun sequence DNA segment encodes these proteins:
- the fgfbp2a gene encoding fibroblast growth factor binding protein 2a: MWTQARTLPLLFACCLWSAEAQSEGTRRQSIWDNPIKFNTRGKDLCTMIITGQGEYTRLRLSCQGSKRSYWCEYVGKPYTCRSYNKNPRHYFIQMMWGLRKLYNACQAPKQIKPHMCRKATDDSQMVFSSASFSQSSPEDPSRTGARSARPQPRPAPTRPNLTMQASTKTIRVPPRIKTTQRTSPQPTTPPVESNAKRMAQQYCWRSLQGICSYVIGLFWN, encoded by the coding sequence ATGTGGACCCAGGCCAGGACTCTGCCGCTACTCTTCGCCTGCTGCCTCTGGTCAGCCGAGGCTCAGAGCGAAGGCACCAGGAGACAAAGCATCTGGGATAATCCCATCAAATTTAACACCAGAGGCAAGGACTTGTGCACCATGATCATCACTGGTCAGGGGGAATACACCAGGCTGAGGCTGTCGTGCCAGGGCAGCAAGCGCTCTTACTGGTGTGAATACGTGGGCAAGCCTTACACCTGTCGCTCCTACAACAAAAACCCTCGTCACTACTTCATCCAGATGATGTGGGGCCTCAGAAAGCTCTACAATGCTTGCCAGGCTCCAAAGCAGATCAAACCTCACATGTGCAGGAAGGCAACTGATGACTCTCAGATGGTCTTCTCATCTGCTTCCTTCTCCCAGTCATCGCCAGAGGATCCTTCTAGAACAGGAGCAAGGTCTGCAAGACCTCAACCTCGTCCTGCACCTACAAGGCCTAATTTGACAATGCAAGCTTCCACAAAAACCATTCGAGTCCCACCAAGAATAAAGACCACGCAGAGAACCAGTCCACAACCAACGACTCCTCCAGTGGAGAGCAATGCTAAGAGGATGGCTCAGCAGTACTGCTGGAGATCACTTCAAGGCATCTGCTCTTACGTCATTGGTTTGTTTTGGAATTAA
- the fgfbp1a gene encoding fibroblast growth factor-binding protein 1 gives MALLTNATILLVLACISCQLMLSSCQKSQGRRGRAEDRGEHRNKPGLKEGSQLKYVSEQPIKGKMVTKDKSKCTWAATKVAFSFILGVSCKKGDKSFSCEYIATPIVCPQYSSNVKLYWKQIARELKKKKNLCQNSRAKVRADMCRKAAREAHFKLLHTHTKTDLPSTPQPTTRAVQSCQPENRKLAKEYCKDSWSSVCTFLFTMIQDYDC, from the coding sequence ATGGCTCTCCTCACCAATGCCACCATCCTGCTGGTCCTGGCTTGTATTTCCTGTCAGCTGATGTTGAGCAGCTGTCAGAAGAGCCAAGGGAGGAGGGGACGGGCGGAGGACAGAGGAGAACACAGGAACAAGCCAGGGCTAAAGGAGGGCAGTCAACTCAAATATGTCTCTGAACAGCCCATTAAGGGCAAAATGGTCACCAAAGACAAGTCAAAGTGTACCTGGGCAGCAACAAAGGTGGCCTTCTCCTTCATCCTCGGTGTCAGCTGCAAGAAGGGGGACAAGAGCTTCAGCTGTGAGTACATCGCCACACCAATTGTTTGTCCCCAGTACTCTTCCAATGTCAAACTTTACTGGAAGCAAATCGCCAGGGAGCTcaagaagaaaaagaatttGTGCCAGAACAGTAGAGCGAAGGTCAGGGCGGATATGTGCAGAAAAGCTGCCAGGGAAGCTCATTTCAAACTGCTTCATACCCATACGAAGACTGACCTGCCTTCCACCCCACAGCCCACAACCAGAGCTGTCCAATCCTGTCAGCCTGAAAACCGGAAGCTGGCAAAGGAATACTGCAAAGACTCCTGGTCGAGTGTTTGCACATTCTTATTCACTATGATCCAGGATTATGATTGTTga